A region of Moorena sp. SIOASIH DNA encodes the following proteins:
- a CDS encoding DUF4912 domain-containing protein: MAKEGTPLEEMTLRQLRRVASEYGISRYSRMRKARLLAEIQAIERHKRSTTPSPIIEAQRNVESTKFELAQEEPTSDTLVSVDEGLAELPEGYGESRIVLMPRDPHWSYAYWEIPYEHKQELRSQGGQQLALRLYDVTAIKLDYQSPHSIQEYACDELAREWYLPMPVSDRDYLVEIGYRCEDGQWLVLARSAPIHVPPAYPSKWMEDQFVTVNWDDNLQGKTVLKLVPPSQTANGSSSEIPDLPIYGEIFGMTQSVEAEGVAGSLYSSMQQLPRSVISSNAFPSGIGKWVSPNMSGAGFNASAPPARSPELSLVVDAELIIHGTTDPRASLTIDGRPIKINPDGTFSFQMSFQDGVIDYPIMAVSVDGKETRSIHMKLIREKPSCHTDLVFS, translated from the coding sequence ATGGCAAAAGAAGGAACTCCCCTAGAAGAAATGACTCTACGGCAATTACGTAGAGTCGCAAGTGAATATGGTATATCTCGATACAGTAGAATGCGTAAGGCACGCTTATTGGCGGAAATTCAAGCAATAGAACGTCACAAAAGGTCTACCACTCCATCGCCGATAATTGAGGCACAACGGAATGTGGAATCAACCAAGTTTGAATTAGCTCAAGAAGAGCCGACTAGTGATACTCTAGTTTCTGTTGATGAGGGATTAGCAGAGCTACCAGAAGGTTATGGTGAAAGCCGGATTGTCCTAATGCCTCGTGATCCACATTGGTCTTATGCCTATTGGGAGATTCCGTATGAACATAAACAAGAACTGCGCTCTCAGGGAGGTCAACAACTCGCTCTAAGGCTCTATGATGTTACCGCAATCAAACTGGATTATCAAAGTCCCCATAGTATCCAAGAATATGCCTGTGATGAGCTAGCGCGAGAATGGTATCTACCCATGCCAGTTAGCGATCGCGACTATTTAGTTGAGATTGGTTATCGCTGTGAAGATGGTCAATGGCTAGTTCTGGCCCGTTCAGCACCTATCCATGTTCCCCCTGCCTATCCCTCTAAATGGATGGAAGACCAATTCGTCACGGTCAACTGGGATGATAATCTACAGGGTAAGACTGTCCTAAAACTTGTGCCGCCTAGCCAGACAGCTAATGGGAGTAGCTCGGAAATTCCTGATCTACCTATCTATGGGGAAATCTTTGGCATGACTCAATCTGTGGAAGCTGAGGGAGTAGCTGGTTCTCTTTATAGTTCTATGCAGCAACTACCAAGGTCAGTAATAAGTTCCAATGCTTTCCCTTCGGGTATTGGTAAGTGGGTTTCTCCAAATATGTCGGGAGCTGGTTTCAATGCTTCTGCTCCCCCCGCTCGTTCTCCGGAATTGTCCTTAGTCGTAGATGCTGAGCTAATTATCCATGGTACCACTGATCCTCGTGCTTCCCTTACTATTGATGGACGTCCGATCAAGATTAACCCAGACGGTACCTTCAGCTTCCAGATGTCTTTCCAGGATGGTGTGATTGACTACCCAATCATGGCAGTGTCAGTGGATGGCAAGGAAACTCGCTCAATCCATATGAAGTTAATCCGCGAGAAGCCATCATGCCATACTGATCTCGTGTTCAGTTGA
- a CDS encoding IMS domain-containing protein yields the protein MRIPLDYYRILGLPIQATAQQLSQAYRDRTLQLPRREYSEAAIASRKTLLEKAYGVLSDPETREEYDAGLIAKAYQLQEQHPSVAGAPGTNQTVTGETVEAHTPTIEIDNDQLLGSLLILQELGEYELVLKLAQPLLEKGDSFGLSQGKLGDPQLVQPDVVLTLAIACLELGREQWQQAEYENAAMSLETGQQLLLQEGLFPSVRGEIQADLYKLRPYRILELLALPEEKAIERRKGLRLLQEMLQERRGIDGTGNDQSGLGIDDFLRFIQQLRGYLTSNQQQTLFEAEARRPSAVATYLAVYALLARGFAHRQPALIARAKKMLMRLGKRQDVHLEQGVCALLLGQTEEASRALELSQEYEPLAFIREHSQNSPDLLPGLCLYGERWLQESVFPHFRDLANQKVSLKEYFADDQVQAYLENLPDSSEETSNQWTVVPSQTTTYATVGSSKSILGQERFSNGQGSPTRAEPVTVGSRWPGEALANGVSQSRVNSDRFTTNGVSTLPTAQGMSHSSNGSEAQTDQDLESKTTGLRSHGRRRRRQSLGSFLGGGKSGKTLDSQNSTASPGWSRGGSLVKDSSSQRSSLNHSSPDPMEPSPERFKPPAKLRRLIFLSLLGLLGLGILLILLNKALKSFSTPPLEGEQPFVQLDQPPVPIPPSGSGLIAPSGPINQETAQQVIETWLNTKKLAFGPKHQVGQLSKILAEPALSVWRKSAKAAKNNNSYRIYKHTVKINSVETSKSNPNQAVIDAAVKEQAKVYQDGMLSPAASSNDNLRVKYNLVRQGGQWLIKGWMVR from the coding sequence GTGCGCATTCCGCTCGATTACTACCGCATATTAGGATTGCCGATTCAGGCTACAGCCCAACAGCTCAGCCAAGCCTATCGTGATCGTACCTTACAACTACCGCGCCGAGAATATTCGGAAGCAGCAATAGCCTCTCGTAAAACACTCCTTGAAAAAGCCTACGGGGTTTTGAGTGACCCCGAAACAAGAGAGGAGTACGATGCTGGCTTGATTGCTAAAGCTTATCAACTCCAAGAGCAACACCCATCAGTGGCGGGTGCTCCTGGTACTAATCAAACAGTAACAGGTGAAACCGTCGAAGCTCACACTCCTACGATTGAAATTGATAACGACCAATTACTCGGAAGCTTACTGATTCTTCAAGAACTTGGGGAATACGAACTGGTTCTAAAGTTAGCGCAACCGTTACTGGAAAAAGGTGACAGCTTTGGATTAAGTCAGGGGAAATTGGGGGATCCCCAACTTGTTCAACCCGACGTGGTTTTGACCTTAGCTATTGCTTGCTTAGAGCTAGGTCGAGAGCAATGGCAGCAAGCGGAGTATGAAAACGCAGCTATGTCCCTAGAAACTGGACAACAATTACTTCTACAAGAAGGCTTATTTCCGAGTGTTAGAGGAGAAATCCAGGCAGACCTCTATAAACTTCGCCCTTATCGCATTTTAGAATTATTAGCCCTGCCAGAAGAAAAAGCCATTGAGCGGCGCAAAGGCTTGCGGTTGCTCCAAGAAATGTTACAGGAGCGTCGAGGTATCGATGGCACTGGTAATGACCAATCTGGTTTAGGGATTGATGACTTTCTCCGTTTTATCCAACAGTTGCGAGGCTATCTTACCTCCAACCAACAGCAAACCTTATTTGAAGCTGAAGCACGACGCCCTTCAGCAGTGGCTACATACCTAGCTGTTTACGCCTTACTAGCAAGGGGATTTGCCCACAGACAACCCGCTTTGATTGCTCGTGCCAAGAAAATGCTGATGCGTTTGGGTAAGCGGCAGGATGTTCACCTAGAACAAGGGGTTTGTGCTCTGCTTCTGGGCCAAACGGAAGAAGCCAGTCGTGCCTTGGAACTGAGCCAGGAATACGAACCTCTAGCTTTCATTCGGGAACATTCTCAAAATTCCCCAGACTTATTGCCAGGATTATGCCTCTACGGAGAGCGTTGGCTACAAGAATCTGTATTTCCCCACTTCCGGGATTTGGCGAATCAAAAGGTCTCTTTGAAGGAATACTTTGCTGATGATCAAGTACAAGCCTATCTAGAAAATTTACCAGATTCATCTGAGGAAACTAGCAATCAGTGGACGGTTGTACCTTCCCAAACAACCACCTATGCAACGGTAGGCTCTTCTAAAAGCATCCTGGGGCAAGAGAGATTCAGCAATGGCCAAGGCTCACCGACAAGGGCAGAACCAGTAACGGTGGGGTCAAGGTGGCCAGGTGAGGCATTGGCGAACGGTGTTAGTCAAAGCAGGGTCAATAGCGATCGCTTCACCACTAATGGGGTATCAACTTTGCCTACAGCTCAAGGGATGTCCCACTCATCAAATGGCTCAGAAGCACAAACTGATCAGGACTTAGAGTCAAAAACGACAGGTTTGCGGAGTCATGGACGGCGTCGTAGGCGTCAATCCTTAGGTAGTTTTCTGGGTGGGGGCAAGTCAGGCAAAACCCTGGATAGTCAAAATTCAACCGCCTCACCTGGGTGGTCTAGAGGCGGTTCTTTGGTCAAAGACTCCTCAAGTCAGCGGAGCAGTCTGAATCATTCATCCCCTGATCCTATGGAACCTTCACCAGAGCGATTCAAACCACCGGCTAAACTAAGACGTCTGATTTTCCTGAGTCTTTTAGGTTTGCTAGGACTGGGCATCCTGCTGATTTTGCTCAATAAAGCTCTCAAAAGTTTTTCAACACCACCCTTAGAGGGAGAACAACCTTTTGTGCAGCTTGACCAACCTCCAGTCCCGATTCCTCCGAGCGGCAGTGGGCTGATCGCTCCAAGTGGTCCTATAAATCAAGAAACGGCTCAGCAAGTCATCGAAACCTGGCTAAACACTAAGAAACTTGCCTTTGGACCAAAACATCAGGTAGGGCAACTTAGTAAAATCTTAGCTGAGCCAGCTCTGTCTGTATGGCGAAAAAGTGCTAAAGCGGCTAAAAACAATAACTCTTACCGGATCTACAAGCACACCGTCAAAATTAACTCAGTTGAGACTAGCAAATCGAATCCTAATCAAGCTGTGATAGATGCTGCGGTCAAGGAGCAAGCAAAGGTATATCAAGATGGTATGCTGAGTCCGGCAGCTTCGAGTAATGACAACTTAAGAGTCAAGTATAACTTAGTACGCCAAGGGGGTCAGTGGTTAATTAAGGGTTGGATGGTAAGATAA
- the pdhA gene encoding pyruvate dehydrogenase (acetyl-transferring) E1 component subunit alpha, which produces MAQERTLPKVEDYSPITSAEGLLLYEDMILGRFFEDKCAEMYYRGKMFGFVHLYNGQEAVSTGVIKALRIGEDFVSSTYRDHVHALSAGVPAREVMAELFGKATGCSKGRGGSMHMFSQEHNLLGGYAFVAEGIPVATGSAFQSKYRREALGDESADQVTVCFFGDGACNNGQFFECLNMAALWKLPVIYVVENNKWAIGMAHERATSQPEIYKKASVFGMAGVEVDGMDVMAVRTVAQEAIARARAGEGPTLIEALTYRFRGHSLADPDELRSKEEKEFWLTRDPIKKMASYLTENNLATAEELKAIESKIQEVINDGVEFAQASPEPDPSELHRYVFAED; this is translated from the coding sequence ATGGCTCAGGAAAGAACTTTACCTAAAGTAGAGGATTATAGCCCCATTACCAGCGCAGAAGGATTACTCCTTTATGAGGATATGATTCTCGGGCGCTTTTTTGAGGACAAATGTGCTGAAATGTACTATCGGGGCAAAATGTTTGGTTTTGTCCACCTCTACAACGGTCAAGAGGCAGTGTCAACAGGAGTCATCAAGGCGTTGCGTATAGGTGAAGACTTTGTTAGTAGCACCTATCGTGACCACGTCCATGCCTTAAGTGCAGGAGTGCCAGCACGGGAAGTGATGGCAGAGTTATTTGGCAAAGCCACAGGCTGTAGTAAGGGACGCGGTGGTTCAATGCATATGTTTTCACAAGAACATAATCTCCTAGGAGGTTATGCCTTTGTAGCTGAGGGAATTCCTGTTGCCACCGGTAGTGCTTTCCAAAGTAAATACCGTCGCGAAGCCTTGGGGGATGAGAGTGCTGATCAAGTCACCGTTTGCTTTTTTGGTGATGGAGCTTGCAATAATGGTCAGTTCTTTGAATGTTTGAATATGGCAGCCCTTTGGAAACTGCCTGTTATCTATGTGGTGGAAAACAACAAGTGGGCAATTGGGATGGCTCATGAACGGGCAACATCCCAGCCAGAAATTTACAAAAAAGCCAGTGTATTCGGTATGGCTGGAGTAGAAGTCGATGGGATGGATGTAATGGCCGTCAGAACTGTTGCCCAAGAAGCGATCGCTCGGGCACGTGCAGGAGAAGGACCAACCCTAATTGAAGCCCTGACCTACCGCTTCCGAGGTCACTCTCTGGCTGATCCCGATGAACTCCGCTCCAAAGAAGAGAAGGAATTCTGGTTAACTCGCGATCCCATTAAAAAGATGGCAAGTTACCTGACAGAAAATAATCTAGCTACTGCCGAAGAACTCAAAGCCATTGAGAGCAAAATCCAGGAAGTCATTAATGATGGAGTTGAGTTTGCCCAAGCCAGTCCTGAACCTGACCCTAGCGAACTACATCGCTATGTTTTTGCTGAGGATTAG
- a CDS encoding ATP phosphoribosyltransferase regulatory subunit: MIHQPPPGARDLLPLEVTQKRWIANHLQQVFHRWSYHRIITSTLEWLDTLMAGGAVERSTVIQLHDAEEGTLGLRPELTASIARAMVTRIAGSNNEACLSLPQRLYYNANVFRRPTIGNHGRQLEFYQSGVELLGVGGLLADGEILLLLADCLNNLGLQQWHLILGEARLTRSLLSPFPKPMQEKVRQAIAYLDRVTLETLPLSPELRERALFIFDLRGDPADVLQKVSSLDLDSSEHEIVTNLKSLVELLNSSSPSPLPIVLDLTLVQTFDYYTGIVFEVVSSSEGSSRVLGQGGRYDQLLSLYHPQGEAYPGIGFCLNLEDLHYVLLSSNQLPTQTPVSDWLVVPEFTEAEAVAFTYAQKLRDSEHLVRVEMDLGGRSPAQIREYALGHGITYIAWVQADGTPRIETVTKKV, encoded by the coding sequence ATGATTCATCAACCACCCCCAGGGGCAAGGGATTTACTCCCCCTAGAAGTTACCCAAAAACGCTGGATTGCTAACCACTTACAGCAAGTATTTCACCGCTGGAGTTATCACCGGATTATCACATCAACCCTAGAATGGTTGGATACTCTGATGGCAGGAGGAGCTGTCGAACGTTCCACGGTCATCCAGTTGCACGATGCTGAGGAAGGAACCCTGGGGCTGCGTCCAGAATTAACGGCATCCATAGCGAGAGCAATGGTAACTCGTATTGCTGGCAGTAATAATGAAGCCTGCCTATCCTTACCCCAGCGACTCTATTACAATGCCAATGTATTTCGACGACCAACTATAGGTAACCACGGACGTCAACTAGAGTTTTACCAGTCGGGGGTAGAATTATTGGGAGTTGGTGGGCTGTTGGCAGATGGGGAAATTCTTCTGTTGCTAGCCGATTGTCTTAATAATTTAGGGTTGCAGCAGTGGCACCTGATTTTGGGGGAAGCTCGGCTAACGCGATCGCTTTTGTCTCCCTTCCCCAAACCTATGCAAGAAAAGGTTCGTCAAGCCATTGCCTATCTTGACCGGGTTACCCTAGAAACGTTACCCCTATCCCCAGAATTACGAGAGCGGGCATTGTTTATCTTTGACCTGAGGGGAGACCCGGCTGATGTTTTGCAAAAGGTTTCTAGCTTGGATTTAGACTCATCGGAACACGAGATTGTGACCAATCTCAAATCCCTGGTGGAACTTTTAAATAGTAGTTCCCCTAGCCCCTTACCGATCGTTCTCGACCTGACCTTAGTACAAACCTTTGACTATTACACTGGTATTGTCTTTGAAGTAGTCAGTAGTAGCGAGGGCTCTAGCCGAGTTTTAGGTCAGGGAGGGCGGTACGATCAATTGCTGAGTCTATATCATCCTCAAGGAGAAGCCTACCCTGGAATTGGTTTTTGCCTCAACCTAGAAGACCTTCATTATGTCTTACTGTCGAGTAATCAATTACCCACCCAGACACCAGTTAGTGATTGGTTAGTGGTGCCAGAATTTACCGAGGCTGAGGCAGTGGCTTTTACCTATGCCCAGAAACTTAGAGATTCTGAGCATTTGGTCAGGGTAGAGATGGATTTAGGGGGACGCTCACCAGCACAAATTAGAGAATACGCCCTGGGTCACGGTATCACCTACATTGCCTGGGTACAAGCCGATGGCACTCCTAGGATTGAGACCGTGACTAAGAAAGTGTGA
- a CDS encoding DnaJ domain-containing protein, whose product MEQLPMSLKIEYGLFKLDFTDYHAVLGIPVDADVKAVRQRYLQIARRLHPDSCKASTEAEKNKANLLLTRLVNPAYEQLSRGHRDYAASLSHLSKRLGAQGDKISLASATAKQLLQAGANLDNLYRTSVDHLASEQYQALDQALAKIAEISELNLVYLMCKSGKGETVKTPVSTPVKTQATGVTQQNSQTTTGATSQGGSVGPKGVSRVDSYIRRAEGYLVKNNFAAAVLELREALKLDQNNSDCHSLLGIAYLKQNKATMAKVHINKALQLNPQNDRALKAKQVLNELVPKSGGSQPKVSPEAAKGKPSNKSNGGGLFGGLFGGKKK is encoded by the coding sequence ATGGAACAGTTGCCTATGTCTTTGAAAATTGAATACGGACTCTTCAAGCTTGATTTCACTGACTACCACGCAGTTTTAGGAATTCCAGTTGATGCGGATGTTAAGGCAGTCCGTCAACGGTACCTTCAAATTGCTAGACGTTTGCATCCCGACAGTTGTAAAGCCAGTACCGAAGCCGAAAAAAATAAAGCAAATCTGCTGTTAACACGACTGGTCAATCCCGCCTATGAACAGCTCTCTCGAGGTCATCGTGACTATGCTGCTAGTCTAAGCCACTTGAGTAAGCGGTTAGGGGCTCAAGGAGATAAAATTTCCCTGGCTAGCGCAACGGCTAAGCAATTATTACAAGCAGGGGCAAATTTAGATAATCTTTACAGAACCTCAGTTGACCACCTAGCATCAGAGCAATACCAAGCCCTTGACCAAGCCTTGGCAAAAATTGCCGAAATCAGTGAACTTAACCTAGTTTATTTGATGTGTAAAAGTGGTAAGGGCGAAACGGTAAAAACTCCTGTATCAACCCCTGTGAAAACTCAAGCAACTGGTGTGACCCAGCAAAATAGTCAGACTACTACCGGTGCCACATCACAGGGAGGGTCGGTTGGGCCTAAGGGAGTATCACGAGTGGATAGCTATATCCGGCGTGCTGAAGGATATTTGGTGAAGAACAATTTTGCTGCGGCAGTTCTGGAGTTGCGAGAAGCTCTCAAGTTGGACCAAAACAATAGCGACTGCCATAGTTTATTGGGAATTGCTTATTTGAAGCAAAATAAGGCGACAATGGCTAAAGTACACATTAATAAGGCTTTGCAATTGAACCCTCAGAACGACAGAGCATTGAAGGCAAAACAGGTTCTCAATGAATTAGTCCCCAAAAGTGGCGGTAGCCAGCCAAAGGTTTCCCCTGAAGCAGCTAAAGGGAAACCGTCGAATAAATCTAATGGTGGTGGCTTATTTGGTGGTTTATTTGGTGGAAAGAAAAAGTAA